ATAAAAAGGGCTCAAATGAACAAGCTTGGCTACTTCCTCCAGGGAAACATTGCGCTGGCAGTTTTGCCGGATATATTCAGAGGCCCTGTTGACCAGGCGCACATTCATGCTGTTGCGGTTCTCCAGCATATTGTCCAGGAACCGGTCGAGAGAGTCCAACATCCAGTAATGCATTTGCTCTCCGCTGGAACAGCGGGTCAGCTGGTTGATGCGGTCCACATTCAGGAGAGTGAGTTGTTCCAGATTGGCGCCTCCTTCTACCGCCGACCGGGACAAAACGATCAGCAGCTCCAGCATGCAGGCCTTGACGGCTTCCATGCCGGCCTGGCTGGCCAACAGTTCCTTCAGCAGCTGCCGCAGGGCTTCCTTGGCCTGCTTGCGGTCGCCGCAGCGGACTTTGTCCATCATCACCCGTTCATAATGAAAGGGATAATAAAACGGTCCTGTCTCCGGATGCGGTACATCGTCCACATGAATGATCTGGTTGTCACCGAGAAAAAAACGCTGCCGCTGGGCATGAACAGCTTCCAGATAGGATTTGTGCATGTGCCGCAGATCCTGATACCAGCGGCCAATGCCAATGGTGATGCTGATGCCCTGGTTCCTGGATACGGCGTCACGGATCTGCGCCGCAACCGGCAGCACCGCTTCTTTGCCCAGGTCCGGCGAAGCCGGCATCATGCTGCTCAACAGTACGATGACACTGTCGCTGCCAAAGGGTGTCACCAGGGCGCTGCCGCCGGTGACGGCCACAATCTGCCGGAACACATTCTGTTTGATCAGCTGCTTTCGTAATTCGGATTCCCGGTGGCTAACCTGGTAGAAGTTGTCAATATCCACAGCCATGACCACACCGGCATCGGCCTTGAGCCCCAAAAACGCCGCCCGCTCTTTAAGATGGGGCAAATCCTGAATTTCCCGGAAAACCAGATCATAGACAAAAGACATCTGAATCACCGGCAGCGCTTCTTGCAAACTATGGCGCAGACGGGCTTCCTCCTGCCGTTTCTGCCGGATCTCTTGCACTTTGGCCGCTGTGGCCTGCAAAGTGCGTACCAGATCAGCAGGTTTGAGCGGTTTCAAGAGATAATCCATCGCGCCGAAAGCCAAGGCCTGTTTGGCATAGCTGAATTCGTCAAAGGCGGTCAGCATGATAATCATCGTATCCGGCAGGATGGCCCGGATGTTTTTGGCGGCTTCCAGGCCATTGATTTCCGGCATGCGGACATCCATCAGAATGATATCCGGCGCCTGCTCCGATGCGATCTGCACGGCATCGGCCCCATCGCCGGTTTCACCGACAATCTGAATATCAGGACAGTGTTTTCCCACAATAAAGCGCAGCGCCTGCCGTTCCAGCTGCTCATCTTCAGCGATCATCAAGCTGTACATTCTGTTTCTCTCCTCTGATTTTTAGGAAGGGTAGGGAAGCTGAATATAGATTCGTGTCCCCTCACCGACTTTACTTTCCATGTTAAGGCCGTACTTGCTGCCAAAAAAGTGCTGAATGCGTTTATGGACATTGATAATGCCCAGACCGGTGGTCTGTCCTTTGGTAACCGGCCGTTTTTCGGCCCGGAAGATAGAATAGATGCGTTCCGGCGGCACACCTACGCCGGTGTCGACTACCGCCAGGACCACCCGGTCTCCGTCCAGCCTTCCGGTAATTTGCACCATGCCGCCATCCCGCTTAGGCTCCAGGCCGTGCAAAATAGAATTTTCTACCAACGGCTGCAGCGTCAGGGCCGGAATCAGCGTTTCCATCAGAGACGGGGTAATATCAATATCGGTTTTGATCCGGTCGCCGAACCGCACGCTTTGAATGGTGAAATAATCCCGCACCGATTTCACTTCTTCCTCCACGGTGCGCAATTGATCCATATCCCGCAGGTTGTTGCGCAGCATGTCGGCCAGGGCGTAAACTACTTCCTGGGTCCGCGGCGCTTCTTCAAGCAGCGCCAGCCTGGCGATGGTATTTAAAGTGTTAAACAAAAAATGCGGGTTCACCTGGGACTGCAACGCTTTTAATTCCGCGGCCCGCAGTAAATTCTCCAGGTCGGCTTTAGCCTTGATTTCAGTCACTAACTGTTGCTGCCTGATATTGGCTATGCCCATTTCCACCACATAGTTAGCCAGGAGGTGAATCAGGTCGGCTGAAGCTTTAAGCCGGTTTTCCGGCAAAACCTCAGCCAAATCCAAATATTCTGACAAAATGGCCGGTTCCAATCCCAGCGGTACCAGGCGCCGGAGCATTTCGGCCCTGGGCTCGTACCCCTCCTGGGGCAGGATCACCTGGCCGGCGAGAACGGCTCCCACATATTCGTTCTGAACAATGATCGGCGCCGCCAGGTCGGTCAGGGCGCCGCTGTGGCAATGATAGACATAGGGACGCTGCTGTTTCGCTGCTTTCCGCCCGCCCCGGTCGTCGCAATCCATGCAGCGGGCCAATCCTTCGGGATAGGACCGGATATAGTTGCATAACCTGGTAAAATTACTGGGCGTGGTTACCGGTGACCCGTTCACATCCACAATTACTGCCGCCAGGCCTGTGGCGTCCGCAAACCTATCTTGAATTTCCTGCAGCACCTGCATGTTGACGATATCGCTCAAGGCAAATCCTTGGAGATTGTGCACCCTACTTCCCCCTTGCACAATAATGCAGCATCAGAAATAAAATGAAAAAATTTTCTGTTTATTCATAGGGAAGTATTTGCTAAACCTACAGTTATTTCCTGCTAATGGCAAAAAATCACCATTCCGCCGCAATTATTTTCTATGCTGGTTAAACGGCTGCTGTCGCTGGCGGGACCGCAGCCGATAATTCAAAATCATCCAGCCGGGCGGTATGGAAAATAGCATAGACCATATTTTTCAGGATGGACACCATCAGGACGGCGCCGGTTCCTTCGCCCAGCGCCATATCGGCGCGAATTGGCACGTCCTCGGCCCGGATATTACCCAACAGCAGCGCATAGGCCATACCCGGCTCTTTGGACAAATGGGAAGGAATGGCGAATTTCTCTGTTTCCCGCTGCATCCTGGCAGCGCAGACATAGGCTACGGCCGTGATAAAGCCGTCGATCACAAACGGGGTTTTAACCCGGGCGCATTCGACCATGGCAGCGCAAATGGCGACAATGTCAAAGCCGCCGACGCAACGCAAAATATCTTCTACTGTTTTCATGGTCTCCCGGTGCCGCTCCACCCCTTTGGCCACGACCAGGCGTTTACGTTTCAGGGTCTCTTCATTTCCCGGACTTGCGCCATAACCCACGACAAATTCAGGCAGGATACCGCTTAAGGCATGAAGGACCGCCGCGGAAGTAGTGGTATTACCGATGCCCATTTCCCCGAATGACAGCAGGTTATAGCCCTGCTCCACCGAGCTGCGAACCATTTCCCGGCCTGTTTCCCAGGCTTGCCGGAATTCCCCCGGGCTCATCGCTTCCTGTTGCATAAAATTCTTTGTACCTAAGGCCACTTTGCGATTGATGCCGGCCGCCTCCTGATGCTTGGTGCCGACGTCCACCACCGTATAGGGAATGCCGCTGCCGCTGCAGAAACAGCTGATAGTGGCCCTTCCGTCAACCATATTTTGCGCCTGCAGATAGGTAATTTCCGCCGGATAGTTGACCACTCCCTCGGTTACCACCCCATTGTCGGCGGCAAAAATCAAATGATGGGGTCTTACTTCCCGCTCCAGACCGCCCCATGCCAGCAGTACCTTTCGGAGGTATTTCTCCAGCAGGCCCAGGCTGCCCGGCGGCTTGGCCGCACCGTTAATCAATTGGTCAACCGCTTGTTCGTAGTCCATATCCATCCCCCTTTTTGGTATTGCTCGCAAAAAAACCCAGCCAAAAAGGCTAGGTTTTTCTTTGATTTCCCATCCTTCTGGCATCGCCCTGACGCGGGGACAAATGACAGCCAAAACAGGCAGGTCTCCTGGCTACGGTTCTGCGAAACCTTTGCGCCTCCCGGCGACCAGCCGGCATGGGCAAAGGCTCCTCCCCGATTACAGTGGCGCGACCGCGGCGTTCCAGGACACTTTAGCATCCTGCCGCCTTCCCTATTCTCCTCTCTGGCGAGAGGCACCTGTTTGGTGGCACTGATTCAATTACAGTTAGGGTTCTGCAGGGAATGGCATTATCCTGCGGCAAAAGAAAACACAACAAAATTCTGATAGGATCGGTAAAAAAAGTAACACCCTTTCTAAACAGTTTCCGTGGCGCTTGCCGGTTCAGCCCACAGCAATCCCATAATAGCCTGCATCTGACGTACCGACGCATCCATGGCCCCGGTGTTCTTTACCACATAATCGGCGGTTTGCCAGTTGTCAAACTCACCCTTGCCGGCAGCCTGCTCCACCTGGCGTTGAATATCCTCCAGTTTCGCATTTTGCGTCACTAAGCGCTGAATCACCGTGTTTTTGTCAACCAGAACAAAAATAGATTCCACCCGTCCTCCCAAAAGTTTCTTCAACTGTTCCAGGCCGACTAAGTCAATATCCACAATCGAAACCGGATGCTGGTTTACCTTTCGTAATACCTCATCCTTGCTCAACCCATAAAAGTTATTATCCCGGGTCACTTTTTCAATCAACTGCAGCTGTCCAAACTCTTCTTTTGAGACGAAATAGTAATCAGCCCCATGTACTTCATGTTGTTTTTTAGGCCTGGTGGTATGACTAACCATGACAGGAACACCCTGCTTTGACAGTTCCTTTACCAGAGAGGTTTTCCCGGAAGCAGGCGGCCCGATAATAGCGTATACCTTGTTCATTCTATCTTCCCCCTTCTTCGACTTATTTCCTGGAAATAGCCATACCTAAGTCAAGCTTATGCCTTTATTGTCATTATTCTCTAAATAAATTTTCATTCCTACCTGTCCGGCTATTTTTGTAAAATTATAAAGTCCGGCACAACAATCAATGGAAAAATAATACTCTTGATTTATTATAGACAGAATCATATAATGTCTATGTATTTATCAAACAAATGTAAGAGGTGTTTGAAATGAATGATGTATCCGATCTGTTTTGGCAGTCATCGCTGCAGGATATCAAAGCCGGTTACACCTATCAGTCCCATAGCGATGAGTTCATTTGTCTCATCTGCGGCCAAAAATTTCCCGATGGAGTCATATACTCCCACGAGTGCCAG
The Acetonema longum DSM 6540 DNA segment above includes these coding regions:
- a CDS encoding nicotinate-nucleotide--dimethylbenzimidazole phosphoribosyltransferase, with amino-acid sequence MDYEQAVDQLINGAAKPPGSLGLLEKYLRKVLLAWGGLEREVRPHHLIFAADNGVVTEGVVNYPAEITYLQAQNMVDGRATISCFCSGSGIPYTVVDVGTKHQEAAGINRKVALGTKNFMQQEAMSPGEFRQAWETGREMVRSSVEQGYNLLSFGEMGIGNTTTSAAVLHALSGILPEFVVGYGASPGNEETLKRKRLVVAKGVERHRETMKTVEDILRCVGGFDIVAICAAMVECARVKTPFVIDGFITAVAYVCAARMQRETEKFAIPSHLSKEPGMAYALLLGNIRAEDVPIRADMALGEGTGAVLMVSILKNMVYAIFHTARLDDFELSAAVPPATAAV
- a CDS encoding response regulator, with translation MYSLMIAEDEQLERQALRFIVGKHCPDIQIVGETGDGADAVQIASEQAPDIILMDVRMPEINGLEAAKNIRAILPDTMIIMLTAFDEFSYAKQALAFGAMDYLLKPLKPADLVRTLQATAAKVQEIRQKRQEEARLRHSLQEALPVIQMSFVYDLVFREIQDLPHLKERAAFLGLKADAGVVMAVDIDNFYQVSHRESELRKQLIKQNVFRQIVAVTGGSALVTPFGSDSVIVLLSSMMPASPDLGKEAVLPVAAQIRDAVSRNQGISITIGIGRWYQDLRHMHKSYLEAVHAQRQRFFLGDNQIIHVDDVPHPETGPFYYPFHYERVMMDKVRCGDRKQAKEALRQLLKELLASQAGMEAVKACMLELLIVLSRSAVEGGANLEQLTLLNVDRINQLTRCSSGEQMHYWMLDSLDRFLDNMLENRNSMNVRLVNRASEYIRQNCQRNVSLEEVAKLVHLSPFYFSRLFKQEKGCNFVDFLTRMRVDKAKRMLQNAEHTIVRIAAASGYQDASYFCRVFRQEVGMTPTQYRSQLLCQGSQETTKGDC
- a CDS encoding PocR ligand-binding domain-containing protein encodes the protein MHNLQGFALSDIVNMQVLQEIQDRFADATGLAAVIVDVNGSPVTTPSNFTRLCNYIRSYPEGLARCMDCDDRGGRKAAKQQRPYVYHCHSGALTDLAAPIIVQNEYVGAVLAGQVILPQEGYEPRAEMLRRLVPLGLEPAILSEYLDLAEVLPENRLKASADLIHLLANYVVEMGIANIRQQQLVTEIKAKADLENLLRAAELKALQSQVNPHFLFNTLNTIARLALLEEAPRTQEVVYALADMLRNNLRDMDQLRTVEEEVKSVRDYFTIQSVRFGDRIKTDIDITPSLMETLIPALTLQPLVENSILHGLEPKRDGGMVQITGRLDGDRVVLAVVDTGVGVPPERIYSIFRAEKRPVTKGQTTGLGIINVHKRIQHFFGSKYGLNMESKVGEGTRIYIQLPYPS
- a CDS encoding guanylate kinase — protein: MNKVYAIIGPPASGKTSLVKELSKQGVPVMVSHTTRPKKQHEVHGADYYFVSKEEFGQLQLIEKVTRDNNFYGLSKDEVLRKVNQHPVSIVDIDLVGLEQLKKLLGGRVESIFVLVDKNTVIQRLVTQNAKLEDIQRQVEQAAGKGEFDNWQTADYVVKNTGAMDASVRQMQAIMGLLWAEPASATETV